In the Caldanaerovirga acetigignens genome, AAAGTATAGGCCGAACTGGGCCTTTTATTTTTTTTGTTAAAATAATCACAAATATTGACACAATAAATTAAATATGATATTTTTCTATTATAGAACAAATGATAATAAAGTGAACAAATGTGCTGGGTGGTATGAATGACTTTAAAATTACTGGGAATTATAGCACTGATGTGGATTCTTCAGGGGGTTTTTAGTTATTTTCAGATAAAAAACCTGCAGAATAAATTAAAGGAGCTCAAGAAAAAAGGCAGGGTAGGCTTAGGGAGTTCTAAGGGGCGATTTTCGCCGGGGTGCATTGTAATAATAGCCGTTGATAAAGACGGGAAAATTGCCGAAGCTTATAAAATGTCGGGAATGAGCGTTTTCGCAAGGTTCAAAGAGTTTGAGGATATCAAGGGGCTTTACCTGAACGAGCTTGCTTTTTACCTTAACCCCGAAGAAAGCGGCAGCGAGAAAAAAGCTATAGAGAGTGCTATCAAGATGCTGGAAACCCACGAATGATGGGAGGTGATATTGGAAAATCGTAAGTGCTTTTTAAGTTTTCCAAAAAAAAATCGGAGGTGAATTTTGTGGAGGTATTGGCCAATTTTGCACAGGGTTTCATAGGCCTTTTCCAGGAGGGCGGCAAAGTATTCTTGAGCCTTGCAGGCGGAATCCTTCCAACATTGATAACTTTGATGACTGCAGTCAACGCATTCATAAAATTTGTGGGACAGGAGCGCATAAACAATTTAGCCCAAAACGCGGGCAAATACACTCTCCTTCGCTATACCGTCATGCCGGTACTTGCAGTATTTTTCCTCACCAACCCCATGGCTTACACTTTCGGCAGGTTCTTGCCCGAAAAGTACAAGCCCGCTTTTTACGACGCTGCGGTTTCCTTCGTGCACCCGATAACCGGGCTTTTCCCACATGCAAACCCCGCAGAACTTTTCGTCTACATGGGAATAGCGCAAGGCATCCAGCAACTGGGGTTGCCCTTGGGCGACCTTGCGG is a window encoding:
- a CDS encoding transcriptional regulator GutM: MTLKLLGIIALMWILQGVFSYFQIKNLQNKLKELKKKGRVGLGSSKGRFSPGCIVIIAVDKDGKIAEAYKMSGMSVFARFKEFEDIKGLYLNELAFYLNPEESGSEKKAIESAIKMLETHE
- the srlA gene encoding PTS glucitol/sorbitol transporter subunit IIC — protein: MEVLANFAQGFIGLFQEGGKVFLSLAGGILPTLITLMTAVNAFIKFVGQERINNLAQNAGKYTLLRYTVMPVLAVFFLTNPMAYTFGRFLPEKYKPAFYDAAVSFVHPITGLFPHANPAELFVYMGIAQGIQQLGLPLGDLAVRYFLVGVIVIFIRGVVTERLTIRMMRQRDLA